acctacaccgcggcgacgcagacgatcatataaaggaaataacttttaaaaacgtctttataagaaaatttacacgccaaacaacatcgtatttttccgttaatttattaagtaagtggtaatgaccgaataaatattagatttctactttaaattacatcgttttatacggaaaagatgcTTACACAAAGcattcggcatctactagcgggaccaaaaacatcatgcaacgtttacacgagaagtttttttatcccaattttgacagcctaaaatatggttgcgacgattacgcgcatgcgacgattctgcgataaaacacgttatacatttttaaaattggattatttttttatttctaattgataagggagattagagacattattttataacaattaatgagtttccaaagttctaaagcagttaataaatattaaaaaaacctgACTTCAAAAAGGCTGATAATTTTCAATCtgattttctcaaaactatgattttggacttaaccgcttttacgcaacaagcacgGATATAGGAACGTGTCTAGTGtcggagaaaaaaatattttcgtaatTTCATCATTACTTGACGGAAAAGCCGTGCTGTAAGGACGTTACAAAGGGAGTGAAGAAAGAGCCGGGCTGGACCAAGGGACGGCAGGCGTGACTGCGAGGTGTAGTCGGAAGGATGGAGAGGAAGGACGTGCCCCCCCTCCCCAGGGAACCACAAGCTGGTGTTCCTGAACGCGGGGTTCGCGGAGTGCCGCGAGTACCGCTACTGGGACGCCGCCGGCAGGACGGTGGACTTCGCGGGCCTGCTGGAGGACTTGCGGGCGGCGCCCGAGAACGCCGTGGTCATCCTGCACGCCTGCGCGCACAACCCCACCGGCTGCGACCCCTCGCGCGAGCAGTGGGAGCAGATAGCGGACGTCATGAAGGTCGGGCGTCCAGTCACGGTGTCCTTTGGAGCCTCGGCTCAACGTCTTGGTTTTGATCTTATACCTAAAAAGAAACATTTACACTGTTTACACATTCTTACAAACGCTTTGTCTTTCACTGttcataatataataatttgcACTGACTCTAAGAAACAAAAATGTAACTATATACATACATGGCACTGTGGTGGGCATCCATGTCTATTCACTTCGGTGTGAATTACCATACTAAATTGACAATTAGTTAAATAGTACTATAGTTATTTGTAAGGCACCTGAGGTGCCCAtcgaaaaattatgaatataacaaacgttttaatttaatatacactacatattcattaaaaattaaggtacttacgtattaacgccaccgcagTTACAGATTTGGCGGTTTTTTAAGTGTCGCCAATCTACACCTAACATTTTCACACTGTCTtgaattacattttcaaaataaagttTCATGTAATTGGAATtagtatattttcatttttttttttgtaaaatatgttgcttctgaaaaaattaaattgcatcTTGTACTGTTTTTGGCAAATCCCAAATACACATTTTCGAAGCACTAAAATATTGGCGTCAAAAATCAGCAAACAACAAGGCAACAAAGAATCCAAAAATAACTGTGTGTGCGTGCGAACAACGGCGTTAATACGCAAGTACCAAAATTCAATTACGTAGTTTTAATATTGTGCTAATGAAAGTAATAAGTAATTTATGATTtatacacacagacacacaaacacacacccgCATGCAcgctttacattttatttttttaaataaaaccaaattctAAGATTTGTGAAATGGATtctatattttaatagtttatatGTGGTAATTTAAGTGTTATATACTTCCATTTCTGGGTTAAGTATTGTAATGAGTtaatttcactgtttttttttcagttttacagtagaatcccgccaatGCGACCCCCCTCTAATGCGTCCATTcagtttatacgaccgttttttgagaaaccatgaaaaatttgagcagagaaagtcgaaaatttgagtaaaatcgactgaaaaacaagtctgttacacttttttgggcgctatgtgttcacgtttatcttggcgagagctgtactgtaagcaggcaagcatacaaaagactgctaaaaatagataccacccctctagactgtccacgcggcagtgtctagccgagctcggcgcgtccactatcgcacggaaagccgtctcagctgtcatgttatcttacctgcCCGCATGAAAAGCCGCTgcggtagcttctgcgagagcgtaagaaactcgtccggccaggctggcggtagcgccGGCTTGattcatacgtgacgtgacgcgacgcttacctctcccatcccctgctaattcttcaaggttcatccctcccagagccacaaaccatgtaaaaacaccccccctcctccccttttccaactaacattttaACACATTCaaaaactgtcagcatcctcctcccctcccacaccgcgtgcggcaaaagccaggttgtatagtccattctcggtaaaataaatatttttatgggcttatacgactgtccttcgctgttaataaataaattataagtaaaatatatataatatatatattttatataatatatatatatatatataatttgtttattagtcacacagcagtttctgctgaaaaatcactaatacctcgaattttttgaatagaaaaatttagcagtgcagtaaatatatttattttactgcatagttacttttccatctgcattccaacgtgttttttttttttttttacactgcgaagggccgtggaaaagataattgcttgagctgtcaaaataaacatcgctgacggcaagggcgcgagcgcatcctgtcggtctgtcgctgtgattatctactccaaaaacatgtcactgcatttcaggatagcattgttcttatatctttcgtttatagcctaatgttttctacctgatccacaccagttccttcgccacgttttgaacgaaaataactaccagccggctagcatagccgaactcgtgGACGATAATTCACTTTATATTTGGgcgtagagggggggggggggggggggggttaaaattggcccgaattctctattgcgaccattccgtttataagtccgtttttccggaaaccgcgaggggtcgcatcagcgggattctactgtatttctaTTCACCGTGTAATCTTGTTGGAGTGTGGTACGAGCTGGTGGCTGGTTGCTTGCTTGCAGGAGAAGAAGCTGTTCCCGTTCTTCGACTCGGCGTACCAGGGGTTCGCGTCCGGGGACCTGGACAAGGACGCCTGGGCGGTCAGGTACTTCGCCGGCCGGGGGTTCGAGTTCGTGTGCGCCCAGTCCTTCGCCAAGAACTTCGGCCTCTACAGTGAGTGCATGCAGGGAGATGCTGTGTTTCCGATGAATGCTTAGGAGTGTCAGCTGGTGGAACAATAATacgtagagacccgtgaattttgcggattcaatgattccaggatagactccaatatcctctacacactcgggcaaatgccaactgttcattggctgttgacttgtgagtcgtctcgactgggtggcctgtgattcgacacttctatgagtgagggtctctaattggccctcagtcataTATTAAcaagagaaccaatgacagaagcagcactaaggtataaatttttgaattttagcataacacgaaatgaatccgcgaaattcacgggtctctaataatacgTAGAATAAAAGGTGTGGCTTGAAACACAGTTTTCTGAAACAAGGCAGCTCAAGTACCAAccttagtttttttcttttcttttctcacAGCTGTTTGTAGATCAAGTTTTAGTGATTAATTGAATCATTGCAGAGGGTTGATAttcgcctgttttttttttccccccgccgGCATGCTGTCTGTTCCTGATTAGGTTAGACTTGTTTTCAATGTGCTTCAGCGAACAATTAAGCCTAAACTGTTAAATATTCTCTTAAAATGAACTTTATTTGATTAATATGTAATTAcgtatctgtattttttttatatttagcagAAATATTGAGCAAATAATTCAGAATTTCCGAGAAAGCAGCCTCTAAAGCACCTTATCTTGAACGGAGTGTAGTAAACAATACAAGATAACAAGTAGATAGTTGCTGTCATGGAAGTAAACATGCAAGTTTATGTTCCTTGTTGAAAATGAGGTACAAAACCGGAGTTTAGGATTTTAAATGTTTGTCTCTTGCAATATGTCAACCTCACAGTATtttgataatgttcgcaggctttcacggccattgtctgaagtagctttgcttctgggttgtagccgtgtccttggtgaataattcacagatgtttcggtcgacattgtagtcgccatcataattaggtaactgctccctgatgatggcgactgcaatgtcgaccgaaacgtcagtgaattattcgccaaggacatggctacaacccagaagccaagctacttcccgcagtattttaataaaattccttgtcgaaaatcaggtacagaACCGGGGTTAaggattttaaatgttttgtcgcttttatcggagccatttataatagtttgaaatttcagattgtttcgtgctgccatctgtggttgTTGATGGCAAGCAATGTTTACTATTCAGGCAGCGAAGTCTTGctgcgggcgcagaaagtacgtCTGTGTGATGTAAATTTTGTGGTGtttggaagagagggttaagtcaaaaaatttaaattttaagagaggtggaagaaagtctaatattattttcacaatcaaatattagtcgttatattattaattattaatatcttatacaggcaacacaaaactacaaactatataaagtgtcaaaaggcatatccttcaaataatccttgactttcttccacctctcttaaaatttgatgttttttacttaaccctctcttccataacaccacagaatttatttgcaaacatgaacaacatgagatcacatgaatttgctcgttaccgaggttagatgttgacaCGTCTCTGGTGAGTACTGGAAGACTCTCACATTCTTGTTACACGATGACTGATAGAGAAAACAACTGATGGTTGAACAAGTAACGGTTGATCAGAGTGTTGCCGAGCAGAGTGTGTTCTCGAGCGTGACGGCCGCGCCCGCGCGCGACTGTCGCAGACGAGCGTGTCGGCAACCTGACCATGGTGCTGAACGACAAGCAGCTGGTGCCCCAGGTGAAGTCCCAGGTGACGCTGATCGTGCGGGGCATGTACTCCAACCCGCCCAACCACGGCGGGCGCATCGTGGCCACGGTGCTCAACAACCCGCAGCTGTTTGAGGAGTGGTgcgtgtctctctctctcaccctctctcgctctccctctctcgctccctctctcgctccctctctccctccctctctccctccctctcgcCCTCTCTCTCTCGCCAACTTGCACTCTcgccctctcttgctctctcttgctctctctcgctctctcttgctctctctctatttctcactctctctctctctctccgctcTTTGTGCCGTTCGTGTTTCTCACCGTGACACAGTGAATCTTGTTGTATACACTTTTCAAGGGGCCAATagatatagaccggaaaaattcgcgaattcacttcgcgataggctaaaatacaaatcgttatacctcagtgctgcctctgctattggttcgcaacTCACCtaggtgactctgggccaatgagaaacacccaaccaaagctttatcgaatcacaggctgctacgttgggacgtctcacaagacagcagccaacgagtgggtggcatttgaccgagtgtacgtagaactatggagttcatcctggaggtcattgaacccgcgaaattttccggtccctaccaatagaATATAGGTATGCataaattagtgatgggtcagtCAGATCCTCAAATACCaccaaatccttagtattcaatatttcaggaaaaaaaaattaaagaaaattattagaggaaataaaagtaaattaaaaaaattcgacacTGATAACCACTGAAGTTTACtggggcaattttttttttcctttcataccCATCCTGCTACCATTCcacaagatattgtacttttaacatgtagttTTATAGATAAAATAACGATATGTATTGGTTCTGGAAACTTTGTTCATGAAACTGCCATTTTAAAGAggagaatgtttcaacaccatagttaatatttttcagttcttgtacattattttatttttgaccttcgacacctagattcagattcgaggTACGCTCTGGAATTCAAATTCGAGAAAATTGGAAATTGACAGACAAAAAATACATGATAGTAAAATTGGTTGTAAATTTAAAGTAAGCCATATATTAAAGAaactgtaaatttcagttaaacTTAAAAAGTCGGAATGTAAGCAATTATTATCCTGTATTATAAGTAGTTAGGTACTTCGGAACATTAGAGCTTATCATTTATGCAGTTCTTCAAGTCTAATATTGTACAGATCTTTTGAAACACCCGAACAATTTATTAGCAATTTTGAACAGGTGTTTATCACCTTCTCTTATCATGTTGAGTAACATCTGAATGATCATAACATCAACAACCATAGGTGGTCACCAGATCGGaaatactaaaaacattttaattgtgTCCCAGTTAGTCCGAATGGATGACGTTTTACTGTGTGTCTGTTATTTTGCCAGAGAGACCATGAgtagggaatttttatttttaagttacctaatttaaatttaaaacaagagatttttatttttttttatttttatacattgcctttattcataaaaaaaaatgttttatgtatttaggtaATATGGatctaaaatatttctaaatactttttccactaaaatatccacattttgactgacacatgatgcacttgtacagtaaaatcattagtaatgtAATAAGaatgtctgaaaaaaaaattattcggcAAGTTTTGGTGTTTTTGAGAAATGTGCcataattaatgtaaaaaaatgtgttactGAAAAAGTGATGCGAAATGAAACAGTGTCATATTGAATTTTTCCAAGCCAAGTATTTAATACATTTTGGtaaaaattacattcaatgaattcatcatgataaaagaaaaaaaaaaaacttttgaattccAGTTAAGTGCTGTCAAACTTGGTTTCATGTTTTTAGTTGCATTTCAGGGCTTAATGGTGTAGTAACTTGCATTTGGGTGATAAATGTTGTATTGAAAAGGTTTTTTGCGGGGTTAATTCGGTTCTATCGCAGTTCTCTGTGTAATCTTGTCCCTGACGGGCGAGGGTTGGACGGGACAGGGAAGCGAGGAAGACCTGGGGAAGCGAGCTGCAGTGGACAGGCACTGAGGCGGACTGCGCGGCGTGTGTCGCAGGAAGGAGTGCATCCGCACGATGGCGAACCGCATCCTGGCGATGCGGAAGGGGCTGAGGCAGCGGCTGCAGGCGCTGGGCACGCCCGGCGGCTGGGACCACATCGAGACGCAGATCGGCATGTTCTCCTACACCGGCCTCACGCGTGAGTACCGTGTCGTACGCCTCCTCGATGTCCTTGGATAGTCCTTAACTTGTCTTTAACTGACAGGGGCCCTTAAACGAGACTTAAATTTCACTAATAATCCTGATAGCACACAAGTACTGGATAAATACTGGTGTTTTAATGTTCTTTCGTTTCCGACTTGGCAGCGAACTAAGTTGTGCGCATGTGCAGTAAAACTGGTGAATTTCCAGTCCCCAGATTGGATTTTATACGTAAGAAATGTtctgaattaatttttaactacTATCTTCACACCTTTAAAATTAAAAGGTGTGTTTTACTGTCTTACTTATACAGTGTTTCATGAAAAAATTTGCATTGAAttgtgcccaaagaagtttcacttcataaaTCAGGCTGTGCGTATTAATCCTCGATGAAGGTGAGGTGACGGCGCGGCATTGTCGTGTTGGCAGCGCGGCAGGTGGAGCACCTGGTGGGGCACTACCACGTCTACCTGCTCAAGTCGGGCCGCGTCAGCATGTGCGGGGTGACGCCCCACAACATCGACTACCTGGCCAAGGCGATCCACGAGACGGTGCTGCTTCTGCCCGACTAGTCGCCCGCCTCTGTCCTCCCGCCTCTCTGTCCTCCCCCACTCCCCACTCCCCAATCCCCACTACCCCATACCCCACTCCCCCACCCCCCGGTGACCGGGCGCAATGGCGTCCCTCGCGCATTCTAGCTCACAACCAAAAAAATCCACCTCTGTTCATACGATTTGTATAACAGCAAGCAAAAAATTTActactttaaaaaagtaaagtaagatataaaattataaaaaaaaaaatttaccatatttaaaactgataattttttttaggtattcaGTACTTCAGATCATACCATAACTAGCATTGAAAAAAAGGCTTAAAAAGgtgtgttattttatattttaatctcaACGTGTAGAAATGTCATATCAGTCTTGGTTCACATAGTTGGTAAGGCCAGCGATAGCCCGTATTTTTTTTCTGATGCAGGTTATTCACATGTAAGCCATAGCTGCCGATCCAGATGAATGCACATTCTGATTGGTTCACCCCTACCAGGGAGTCGGTAGgttcattggcgtagctgtgttcatgaAGTTGGGGACCCAATAATGATTTtcatgtcatgtaaacccattcccctcctactaagaagggggtccgggggtcctccaccggaaaattttgattttaaaagtgcaaaatagcgctttttaagcagtttttgtatctaaccattggatacatcgatgttaaaattattgtagtttccttaagataaaatttgatgagtgaagaaattacaaataaagttgggcagaataatattataaaataaaaatatcacggtctagaaagttgggggggacagacccctccacccaaaaagttcagggggacacttccaccctgtcccccccggttcctacgcccctgggtaGGTTTGAGCGTGCGGCTTTGAACATACCTTAACATTTCGGAGTGTGGTTAAGGCATACTGGCTACCATATGAGCATCAAACGAGCCGAGGATGATTCATACAGCGCAAAATGGATGTAAAATGTGGGTTTGTGAAAGGTGACATATTCACTGAGCTCAAGATCATGTATTTAAGTGAGGTTAAGGTCTGATTTGTTCAGTCGTGCAAGTAAAACCTAATCACAAagtttgcaggttaatcaaatggaacaGTTACTTTCATTTGCCTCAAGTCTCAACTGTGCAAGTCAGGTCTAATATAccattgattattaaaaaaaaaaatttgtatcttCTCCAAAGAAAATTTGCTTGAATGCATTTTAAGATGCACTTcattttaaataaca
The Bacillus rossius redtenbacheri isolate Brsri chromosome 14, Brsri_v3, whole genome shotgun sequence DNA segment above includes these coding regions:
- the LOC134539030 gene encoding aspartate aminotransferase, cytoplasmic isoform X2, which gives rise to MASRFADVKLGPPIEVFAVNKACVDDPHPDKINMTVGAYRDDEGKPWVLPVVRKTERAMADDCTLNHEYLPVLGLEAFSSAATGMLLGPDHPAVAEGRAFGVQTLSGTGALRVGAEFLTRQLKYSTFYMSNPSWGNHKLVFLNAGFAECREYRYWDAAGRTVDFAGLLEDLRAAPENAVVILHACAHNPTGCDPSREQWEQIADVMKEKKLFPFFDSAYQGFASGDLDKDAWAVRYFAGRGFEFVCAQSFAKNFGLYNERVGNLTMVLNDKQLVPQVKSQVTLIVRGMYSNPPNHGGRIVATVLNNPQLFEEWKECIRTMANRILAMRKGLRQRLQALGTPGGWDHIETQIGMFSYTGLTPRQVEHLVGHYHVYLLKSGRVSMCGVTPHNIDYLAKAIHETVLLLPD
- the LOC134539030 gene encoding aspartate aminotransferase, cytoplasmic isoform X1 yields the protein MASRFADVKLGPPIEVFAVNKACVDDPHPDKINMTVGAYRDDEGKPWVLPVVRKTERAMADDCTLNHEYLPVLGLEAFSSAATGMLLGPDHPAVAEGRAFGVQTLSGTGALRVGAEFLTRQLKYSTFYMSNPSWGNHKLVFLNAGFAECREYRYWDAAGRTVDFAGLLEDLRAAPENAVVILHACAHNPTGCDPSREQWEQIADVMKEKKLFPFFDSAYQGFASGDLDKDAWAVRYFAGRGFEFVCAQSFAKNFGLYNERVGNLTMVLNDKQLVPQVKSQVTLIVRGMYSNPPNHGGRIVATVLNNPQLFEEWCVSLSLTLSRSPSLAPSLAPSLPPSLPPSRPLSLANLHSRPLLLSLALSRSLLLSLYFSLSLSLSALCAVRVSHRDTVNLVVYTFQGANRYRPEKFANSLRDRLKYKSLYLSAASAIGSQLT